One window from the genome of Gimesia aquarii encodes:
- a CDS encoding type I restriction endonuclease — MDLTDRMKDIASRIPKQMDYTQTEEATKNAFIMPFISALGYDVFNPLEVIPEYTSDIGTKKGEKVDYAIKKDDEIIILVECKWSGADLHKQHASQLYRYFSVTSARFAILTNGIEYEFYSDIDETNKMDSKPFFVFNMLQFEDHHINELKKFTKSAFSLEDILTTASTLKYAGAIKKILQEELKNPSEAFVRFITNQVYDGRLTQPVIE; from the coding sequence ATGGATCTGACTGACCGTATGAAAGACATTGCTTCAAGAATCCCCAAGCAGATGGATTACACTCAGACTGAAGAAGCAACCAAGAATGCATTCATCATGCCCTTCATTAGTGCGCTGGGTTACGATGTGTTTAACCCTCTCGAAGTCATTCCGGAATATACTTCTGATATCGGAACCAAAAAGGGCGAGAAAGTCGACTACGCGATCAAGAAAGATGATGAGATCATTATCTTAGTCGAGTGTAAATGGTCTGGGGCCGATTTACATAAACAACATGCGTCACAGCTTTACCGTTATTTTTCCGTCACATCAGCACGGTTTGCCATTCTGACAAATGGAATTGAATACGAGTTTTATTCAGACATTGATGAAACAAACAAAATGGACTCCAAGCCATTCTTTGTATTCAATATGCTCCAGTTTGAAGATCATCATATCAACGAACTCAAGAAATTCACGAAGTCAGCTTTTTCTCTGGAAGATATCCTCACAACAGCGAGTACACTGAAATACGCCGGTGCAATTAAGAAAATTTTGCAGGAAGAACTCAAAAATCCTTCAGAAGCATTTGTCCGCTTTATCACGAATCAGGTTTATGATGGTCGTTTGACTCAGCCTGTCATTGAGTAG
- a CDS encoding 3-keto-disaccharide hydrolase, with translation MTRYRVWGLSLAVLAAVCLTGSVQAGEKSGWVNLFDGKTLDGWVQHNGTATYKVKNGTIEGTTSEGSPNSFLCTKKNFGNFELEFEVKVHNKLNSGVQIRSQQKDGNGRVNGPQVEIEASGNNGAEAGYIYGEATGRGWLTPDERRKPHKTLKDGEWNKFKVIANGPRIQTWINGKKIEDLTDEAIYKTHPTGFIGLQVHGIKKGTGPYSVAWKNIRIKTLD, from the coding sequence ATGACACGATATCGAGTCTGGGGATTGAGCCTGGCCGTTCTAGCGGCTGTTTGTCTGACAGGAAGTGTGCAAGCTGGAGAGAAGTCTGGCTGGGTGAATCTATTCGATGGTAAAACACTTGATGGCTGGGTTCAGCATAATGGGACCGCCACTTATAAAGTGAAGAATGGTACGATTGAGGGGACGACTTCAGAAGGGAGTCCGAATTCCTTCTTGTGTACTAAGAAGAACTTCGGAAATTTCGAATTGGAGTTTGAAGTCAAAGTTCATAATAAGCTCAATTCTGGCGTGCAGATTCGTAGCCAGCAGAAAGATGGAAATGGTCGCGTGAATGGTCCTCAGGTCGAGATCGAAGCCAGCGGCAACAATGGTGCTGAGGCCGGTTATATCTATGGCGAAGCAACGGGCCGCGGTTGGCTCACACCAGATGAACGACGCAAGCCGCACAAGACTCTCAAAGATGGTGAATGGAACAAGTTCAAGGTCATCGCCAATGGCCCACGGATTCAGACTTGGATCAACGGTAAAAAAATTGAAGACTTGACAGACGAAGCAATTTATAAAACTCACCCAACAGGCTTCATTGGTCTTCAAGTTCACGGCATCAAAAAAGGAACCGGTCCTTACTCGGTTGCCTGGAAAAATATTCGGATTAAAACACTAGACTAG
- a CDS encoding sulfatase family protein, with translation MCVLLRSFNWLCFLFSLILLNQSAFAEDKTSPTRPNIILIFADDVSWNDLGCYGHPTIRTPNLDRLAKEGLRFDNAYLTTSSCSPSRCSVITGRYPHNTGAPELHTPLPQSQVLFPQLLRDSGYYTVISGKQHMGNYALTAFDHVSKGKGPGREADWVPILKKRPKDKPFFCWFASVDAHRAWQASKEYKPHQPSEVVVPPYLIDSPETRRDLAQYYDEISRIDFFTGKILDELKTQGIDDNTLILFFADNGRPFPRCKTRLYDSGIKTPMMIRWPAVVKPETVSKSLVSSIDIGPTVLELAGVPIDPRIQGVSFQKLLTQPDAITRDYAFAEHNWHVFKAHERMVRSGDWLYIRNAWPEQRNLCVESIDFPSGEILWQRFKAGKLNQYQQDVFLKPRPKEELYLVTEDPYQFNNLATKPEYADELARLRGVLNQWTEETGDTIPENPTLDRNQRPGAPKPPEFEHREMPGDAKQAHAINAPGPVLAR, from the coding sequence ATGTGCGTTTTACTGCGTTCGTTTAACTGGCTTTGTTTTCTTTTTTCCTTAATTCTATTAAATCAATCTGCTTTTGCAGAGGATAAAACATCACCAACCAGACCCAATATCATTTTGATTTTTGCAGATGATGTTTCCTGGAATGATCTTGGTTGTTATGGGCATCCCACCATTCGAACTCCGAATCTCGATCGCCTCGCGAAAGAGGGGCTGCGGTTTGATAACGCGTATCTCACGACCAGCAGTTGTAGTCCCAGTCGTTGTAGTGTGATCACAGGCCGCTATCCGCATAATACGGGCGCTCCCGAATTACATACGCCGCTTCCCCAAAGTCAGGTTTTGTTTCCACAATTGCTGCGAGATTCTGGATATTATACGGTTATCTCCGGCAAACAACACATGGGCAATTATGCACTTACTGCCTTTGATCATGTCTCGAAAGGAAAGGGGCCGGGCAGAGAGGCCGATTGGGTTCCCATTCTCAAAAAAAGACCAAAGGACAAACCTTTTTTTTGTTGGTTCGCCTCGGTAGATGCACACAGGGCCTGGCAGGCATCCAAAGAATATAAACCACATCAACCTTCCGAAGTGGTCGTCCCTCCTTACCTGATCGATTCCCCTGAGACCCGCCGCGACCTGGCGCAGTATTATGATGAAATTAGTCGGATTGATTTCTTTACCGGCAAAATTCTTGATGAACTCAAAACACAGGGAATTGACGACAACACATTAATTCTCTTTTTCGCTGACAATGGTCGTCCCTTTCCCCGCTGTAAAACCAGACTCTACGACAGCGGTATTAAAACGCCGATGATGATACGCTGGCCTGCTGTCGTAAAGCCAGAGACAGTGAGTAAGAGCCTAGTCAGTTCAATTGACATTGGACCGACAGTCTTGGAACTCGCAGGAGTCCCCATTGATCCGCGGATTCAGGGAGTCAGTTTTCAGAAATTACTCACTCAACCTGATGCAATCACTCGTGACTATGCTTTTGCTGAACACAATTGGCATGTATTCAAAGCACACGAACGCATGGTGCGTTCAGGAGATTGGCTCTACATCCGGAATGCGTGGCCGGAACAGCGAAACCTCTGCGTCGAATCGATTGATTTTCCCTCAGGTGAAATTCTCTGGCAGCGATTTAAGGCGGGTAAATTGAACCAATATCAACAGGATGTTTTTTTAAAGCCTCGACCTAAAGAAGAACTATATCTCGTTACGGAAGATCCATATCAGTTTAACAATCTGGCCACGAAACCAGAGTATGCTGATGAACTGGCACGGCTGAGAGGCGTATTAAATCAATGGACTGAGGAGACAGGGGATACGATTCCAGAGAATCCGACTTTGGATCGAAATCAGCGACCCGGTGCACCCAAGCCGCCTGAATTTGAACACCGTGAAATGCCGGGAGATGCAAAGCAGGCGCATGCCATTAATGCACCAGGCCCCGTTCTGGCCCGCTAA
- a CDS encoding tetratricopeptide repeat protein, protein MMIPRIPQKTVRKLIAAEGYLELGMPIQALRELDKVTDPGSLTASYSFLRGESLKRVGRYSEAIKPLQYAADLLPIPHSQLPWKSLETCYRESGQSELADTAERTADEIASEANIHLRFDPLGTQFNPVIHHEVHLTISFEPAQEADEPDSDENFLLDEESEDFGLDPDEE, encoded by the coding sequence ATGATGATTCCTCGAATTCCTCAAAAAACGGTTCGCAAATTGATTGCAGCTGAAGGCTATTTAGAACTGGGAATGCCAATACAAGCACTCAGGGAGTTAGATAAAGTCACTGATCCGGGATCATTAACGGCCTCCTATTCCTTTCTACGAGGAGAATCACTGAAACGAGTCGGTCGCTATTCAGAAGCGATCAAACCATTACAATATGCTGCTGATTTGTTACCCATTCCACATAGCCAGCTACCCTGGAAATCATTAGAGACCTGTTATCGGGAAAGTGGTCAGAGTGAATTGGCCGACACAGCAGAACGCACCGCTGATGAAATCGCTTCAGAAGCAAATATCCATCTTCGATTTGATCCGCTCGGAACACAGTTTAATCCCGTCATCCATCACGAAGTTCATCTCACGATTTCATTTGAGCCTGCTCAAGAAGCAGACGAACCAGACTCTGATGAAAATTTCCTGCTCGATGAAGAGTCGGAAGATTTTGGCCTCGATCCTGATGAGGAATAG